The following coding sequences lie in one Hymenobacter sp. APR13 genomic window:
- a CDS encoding replication initiation protein — protein MKQTLEVRHHNAITTARYEYSELQLDLFFYLLSKLRKDDTSGVYEIVVKDLSEITGKKYAYNYLRKATEAMGSRMFEVLTEKSYKQLWMFQHIEYMTGEGRIEVKLSESIRPYLFDLKNNFTSFELLSALRLTSKHAKRIYTLCSQWKDVGETKKFDLLDFKKMLGLVDAKGNEEYTKVAMFKAKVLDVAVKQINEHTDLSISYTLEKKGRAFKNVVFLVEPQAVDVVATLPDLGAAAQSLPGVAAHQVENAGRLLAQLSITTPELVSQILASPAHVAACNKFAHDLKTGKHTKSHSLSGLLLTILGIKKASNGPLFDKPAKAR, from the coding sequence ATGAAGCAGACGCTGGAAGTCCGTCACCACAACGCTATTACAACGGCTCGTTACGAGTACAGTGAATTGCAGTTAGACCTGTTTTTCTACCTACTATCCAAGCTGCGCAAAGATGATACCTCCGGCGTGTATGAGATTGTGGTAAAGGACTTAAGCGAGATTACAGGCAAAAAATACGCGTACAACTACCTGCGCAAAGCCACGGAAGCAATGGGCTCCCGCATGTTTGAGGTGCTGACGGAAAAGAGCTACAAGCAATTGTGGATGTTTCAGCACATCGAATACATGACCGGGGAGGGACGTATCGAGGTGAAGCTGTCTGAATCTATCCGGCCCTACCTGTTCGACCTCAAAAACAACTTCACCAGCTTCGAGCTGCTCTCGGCGCTGCGGCTCACCAGCAAGCACGCCAAACGCATCTACACGCTTTGCAGCCAATGGAAGGACGTGGGCGAAACCAAGAAATTCGACCTGCTGGACTTCAAGAAAATGCTGGGCCTAGTCGATGCTAAGGGCAACGAGGAATACACCAAAGTCGCCATGTTTAAGGCGAAGGTGCTGGATGTGGCGGTCAAGCAAATCAACGAGCACACGGACCTGAGCATTAGCTACACGCTGGAAAAAAAGGGCCGCGCCTTCAAAAACGTGGTGTTCCTGGTCGAGCCGCAAGCCGTGGACGTGGTGGCCACGCTGCCCGACCTGGGGGCTGCGGCTCAATCGCTGCCGGGGGTGGCCGCGCACCAGGTTGAGAACGCTGGCCGACTACTCGCGCAGCTGAGCATCACCACGCCCGAACTGGTGTCGCAAATCCTGGCCAGCCCGGCACACGTCGCCGCCTGCAACAAGTTCGCGCACGACCTGAAAACCGGCAAGCACACTAAATCACACTCCCTCTCGGGGCTGCTGCTGACTATACTGGGTATCAAGAAAGCTAGCAACGGCCCGCTGTTTGACAAGCCCGCCAAAGCTCGTTAG
- a CDS encoding type IV secretory system conjugative DNA transfer family protein, protein MTTIFYWLGHLVEALIYASIAQLAARLLHRALPQVSRGLYRAVGLRQAPDDWLTSFVRFVGLFLLATVLGGVLGLGGLVTWALLGWLGYSVFRAVSGPQEAAAPGSEDNPLHFVLRTTSGPNVRLGNPFRGTFIAGGAGSGKSKSIIEPILQQAGALGLTGVVYDFKFPTLAEEVAGSYQGSPVTPYFVNFTDLSRSHRVNPLAPELLATASFAREAAATILTNLDAKAAQQRNFWIQSGEVLLAGCIWYLRRNHPQHCSLPAAVSLILESDAPQLLATLQQDEEVRGLIASIASASKSENTIAGVFSTIQNYLAVLNTPEIFWVMSGDQVPLDLNRAETPGVLVVGNDPALSTTFSPLISLIVATAIKRLNQQGRLPSLVLLDEAPTLFIPHFAQLPATARSNRVATVYAVQDVAQMEALTSRQEAEMILANLGNQFWGRTTNTSTAERVSKLFGKIDKTYYATTTGRSKSSPLNIFKPSTHTTSSSTSASIQQRDKLEAQQVMRFGVGEFAGLVVESSRPEFRATFRAEPSKAAKIAPFQEATADQVGQNFAAIKAQVRAIVAGPAQEAEAFAIAKPEAPANPPAASQAATDEDHGPLHGL, encoded by the coding sequence ATGACGACGATTTTTTACTGGTTGGGCCACCTGGTTGAGGCCCTGATTTACGCGAGTATCGCGCAGCTCGCGGCGCGGCTGCTGCACCGGGCACTGCCCCAGGTATCCCGAGGCTTGTACCGAGCGGTCGGCTTGCGCCAGGCCCCGGACGACTGGCTAACGTCCTTTGTGCGTTTCGTGGGCCTGTTCCTGCTGGCCACCGTACTCGGCGGCGTACTTGGATTGGGCGGGCTCGTAACGTGGGCCCTGTTAGGCTGGCTAGGATACAGCGTTTTTCGCGCCGTTTCCGGCCCGCAGGAGGCCGCGGCGCCCGGCAGCGAGGACAACCCCCTGCACTTCGTGCTGCGCACTACCAGCGGCCCAAACGTGCGACTCGGCAACCCGTTCCGGGGCACCTTCATCGCGGGCGGCGCGGGCAGCGGCAAAAGCAAGTCGATTATTGAGCCCATCCTGCAGCAGGCGGGCGCGCTGGGCCTGACGGGCGTTGTGTATGACTTCAAGTTTCCCACGCTGGCCGAGGAAGTAGCGGGCAGCTACCAGGGGAGCCCCGTCACGCCCTACTTTGTCAACTTCACCGACCTGAGCCGAAGCCACCGGGTAAACCCGCTCGCGCCCGAGCTGCTGGCCACCGCCAGCTTTGCCCGCGAGGCCGCGGCCACCATCCTGACCAACCTCGACGCCAAGGCCGCGCAGCAGCGCAATTTCTGGATTCAGTCGGGCGAGGTGCTGCTGGCCGGCTGCATCTGGTATTTGCGCCGCAACCACCCCCAGCACTGCAGCTTGCCGGCCGCGGTGAGCCTGATACTGGAGAGTGACGCGCCGCAGCTGCTGGCCACCCTGCAGCAGGACGAGGAAGTGCGCGGCCTGATTGCCTCGATTGCTAGCGCCAGCAAGTCCGAAAACACCATTGCGGGCGTGTTCTCGACCATTCAGAATTACCTAGCGGTGCTCAACACGCCGGAGATTTTTTGGGTGATGAGCGGCGACCAGGTTCCGCTTGACCTGAACCGCGCCGAGACGCCGGGCGTCCTGGTGGTGGGCAACGACCCGGCCCTGAGCACGACCTTTTCCCCGCTCATTTCCCTCATCGTGGCCACGGCCATCAAGCGGCTGAACCAGCAGGGCCGCTTGCCGAGCCTGGTGCTCCTCGACGAAGCGCCCACGCTGTTCATTCCCCATTTTGCCCAGTTGCCGGCCACGGCCCGCAGCAACCGAGTGGCCACCGTGTACGCCGTGCAGGACGTGGCCCAGATGGAAGCCCTGACAAGTCGGCAGGAAGCGGAGATGATTCTAGCGAACTTGGGCAACCAGTTTTGGGGCCGCACCACCAACACCAGCACGGCCGAGCGGGTGAGCAAGCTATTCGGCAAAATCGACAAGACGTACTACGCCACCACGACGGGCCGCAGCAAGAGCAGCCCGCTGAACATCTTCAAGCCGAGCACCCACACGACGAGCAGCAGCACGTCGGCCAGCATCCAGCAGCGCGACAAGTTGGAGGCCCAGCAGGTGATGCGTTTCGGGGTGGGCGAGTTCGCGGGCCTGGTGGTGGAAAGCAGCCGCCCGGAGTTCCGCGCCACCTTCCGGGCCGAGCCGAGCAAGGCCGCGAAGATTGCCCCGTTCCAGGAAGCAACGGCCGACCAGGTGGGCCAAAACTTCGCCGCCATCAAGGCCCAGGTGCGCGCCATCGTCGCCGGTCCCGCGCAGGAGGCCGAGGCGTTTGCAATTGCAAAACCGGAGGCCCCGGCCAACCCCCCAGCCGCCAGCCAAGCCGCCACCGACGAGGACCACGGGCCGCTGCATGGGCTGTAA